The Kogia breviceps isolate mKogBre1 chromosome 2, mKogBre1 haplotype 1, whole genome shotgun sequence genome segment GAACAAAGATTAGTATAGTGTCCAAAGTTTCAACATAATTGGCAACTGCtgggtctttattttttttttttaataaatttatttatttatttatttttggctgtgttgggtcttcattgctgcatgtgagctttctttagttgtggtgaatgggggctactcttcgtcatggtgtgtgggcttctcattgcgttggcttctcgttgcagagcacaggctctagttgcctgggcttcagtagttgcggcacatgggctcagtagttgtggcgcgcaggctctagagcacaggctaagtagttgtggcccacaggcttagttgctccgcggcatgtgggatcttcccagaccagggctcgaacccatgtcccctgcattggcaggcagattcttttttttttttggtatgcaggcctctcactgttgtggcctctcccgttgcagagcacaggctccagacgtgcaggctcagcagccatggctcacgggcccagccgctccgcggcatgtgggatcttcccagactggggcacgaacccgtgtaccctgcatcagcaggcggactctcaaccactgtgccaccagggaagcccggcaggtggattcttaaccactgtgctaccagggaagcccagctgctgGGTCTTTTAGAGCATTTATAGATTCTCTCGCCTAGGCAGACATCTGGAACAGCCTACCATACAATATTTCAAAgaggcttaattttttttaattagttaatttgtttggttgcaccgggtcttagttgcagctcaccggctccttagttgtggcatgcaaactctttagttgtggcacgcatatgggatctagttccctgaccagggatcaaacccaggcccccttcattgggagcaccacgagggaagtcccccaaagcgGCTTAATTTAAGCCTGCTTCTGGAAGCCACTGATCCATAGCAGGGCAACTGGCAAGGCCTTATCCCAAGTTAAGTTGGTgttcattttctcagtttttcctgTTGATTGTGGTCTCCAGGATGAATGTAGTTCCAATGCCTTAATCCAAGGCCTTAATCAGGGGATAATTTCCTTAAGGAGGGCTTTAACCAATTAAAAGATACTGATTTTAAAGACTAATAACTTTAAACTgccacacacagggcttccctggtggtgcagtggttgagaatctgcctgctaatgcaggggacacgggttcgagccctggtctgggaagatcccacatgctgcggagcaactaggcccatgagccacaactactgagcctgcgcgtctggagcctgtgctccgcaacaagaggccgcgatcgtgagaggcccatgcactgcaatgaagagtggcccccacttgccacaactagagaaagccctcacacagaaacgaagacacaacacagcaaaaataaattaataaactcctaccctcaacataaaaaaaaaaaactgccacaCAAAACAAATGGTCCAcaaaacattttcctttcctgATGAAGGTTTTACGATGCATTGTTATCATTAACCAGTCTTTTACTATTAAAGTTAAATGTCCAGTTGAGACAAACAGGTTTTCTGAGACCCTTCTTCCACCACTGATTAAGACTGGGGTGGCCGGGATTGGGGATAATATTCGTTTCACCTTCTAAGCTTTCTGTGCAGACTTGGTGACCTTGCCAGCTCCAGCTGCCTCCTTGTCCACTGCTTTGATGACACCCACAGCAACCATCTTTCTCGTGTCACAATCAGCAAAACGGCCCAGAGGAGGATAGTCAGAGAAGCTCTCAACACACGTGGGCTTGCCAAGAACCATATCAATGATGGCAGCATCAGCAGATTTCAAGAATTTGGGGCCATCTTCCAGCTTTTTTCCCAGACGATGATCCATCTTTTCCTTCAGCTTAGCAAACCTGCAAGCAACGTGAGCTGTGCAGCAATCCAGCACAGGTGCATATCCAGCACTGATTTGGCCCGGGAGATTCAAGATTattacttgagggcttccctggtggcgcagtggttgagagtctgcctgccgatgcaggggacacgggttcgtgccctagtccgggaagatcccacatgccgtggagcggctgggcccgtgagccatggccgctgagcctgcgcgtccggagcctgtgctccgcaacgggagaggccacaacagtgagaggcccacgtaccacacacacacacacacacacacacacacaaaaaaaaaaaaaaaaggaggaagattaTTACTTGAACAGGAAAGCCAGCTGCTTCCATTGATGGGTCACAGTCGCCAGCCACTACGCACATCTTTGACAGACATGTTCTTGACATTGAAGCCCACATTGTCCCCAGGAAGGGCTTTACTCAAAGCTTCATGGTGCATTTCAGCAGATTTTACTTCATTGTAACGTTGAGTGGAGCAAAGGTGACCACCATGCCAGGTATGAGAACACCAGTTTCCACTCCACCCACAGGGACAGTACCAATACTTCCAATTTTGTAGATGTCCTGGAGGGGCACACACAAGGAATACTGGCTGGTATTTTGACAAGTCAATCTGTGGGAGAAGTGATCCTCTTGCCTCAGAGGATATATTTTTAGACTAGGTGTCCCAGTGACCCTTTTTAATGGTATTCGTATTGGCCATGTATTTTTGGCCTTCTCCGGGGTGCGGTTAGCACACACTTCTGGTCTCACCTTTTGGAGACCTGTGGGGAGAGAGCTCTGTCTTCTTTCCTGGGGCTTTCATGAGTGCCATCTGTAGGCTTAATTTGTGTTCTGGTGGGACTCTGATGTCAAGCTGTTCTGGTGAGAAACCTCAGGGTGAGGTCTACCAGAAAGTTAATCAACTCATTCCCCACTGTCAGTTTTACCTGGGGCTCCTGTGAGGAATTAGGCGCCTCAAGTCCAAGGGAGCCCCTGGACTGTTCATTCACCAGAGTTTCTCTCTTTCTACCATTTGAGAGAGGCtctcatcttttgtttttctgcttatgTTTTAGCCTAGGGCCACCTGTTTTCCTTCCCCAGTGGTGACTTACTACCAAAAAagtggtgttttgttttgcatcttctttcttctgttgttGTTCCTATTGAACACTTTAAAAGCAACATCTACCAATTGAGAAGGGTTCATTCCAAATGCACCATCTAATCTTTGCAACTTTCTCTCGATATCTGAGGCACTTTGCCCCCACCAAAAGGTCAAATTCACCATTCTAATATTTTCAGGGGCCTCGGGATCTGCATTAGTATGACATCTGTACACCTGATAAATCCTTTCCAAAAATTCAGAGAgatcttcatttgttttgctgAATTTCTTGAAAATCTTTTGCtttggttttccttttcaaaGCCCTGCCAAGATGCACCAATAACTAGTTCTCTAATAGGGGTATTCTTCCCTCACTGCGGTCCCAATCTGGTTCAGCTGAGGGTACTGCCAAGTGGACCCCAGGTGTAGAGGATCCTCCCTATTAAGGAGGGTTGCAATCTTTCCAATTAAACAAGCCTGAGAAACCCAGCGGGCAGATCATTTGCATTTAGATTACCTATGGGGTAATGGGGGAAGGGAAATTGCCGTCCCCTGGGAGTGGCTCCTGGCCCAAATTGGGTGCCCTGTCGGTTCTTAGCTGGTGATACCAGACCAAGTACCTGAGCCCCAAAACCTAACATACGATTTTGTAATTGATCCCGAGAAGGAAGGGAAGTCCTGAGCCCCAGTGCCAGGAATTGGGGCTGGATAGGAATGGAAGGTGCTGGAGGCGTTGGATATATTGGCCAGGCTGGGACAGCGAGCTCAGCCGTAGGAGTTTAAGGTTTGAAGCAACATATCCTCACTCGTattcccttctttttattttccctgatGTAACAGCATAAATGCTTGCACATAAAGGATTTCATCATTCTTCCCGACTTCTTCACACAATAGCTATAGAGTCATTCAAAAGCCACTGTAAAACGATAAACAGCAATTGACTGTCTCAAACCATTAAAGGGATGCCTTTATGCTTTGGCATCAACCAACTGGGATTACAATGCAACTGAAAAGAAACTTGGTTACTGCTGTGACATACAACAATTTATGATAATTACTAAAATTATGCCTAATACCATTTACCAGGATATACCAGAATTTCAGGAGTTGcatataatttctagaatgtGTATATTAATAACTTTTACCCATATGATACAATCTAAGATTTATCATCacttatttgacaatgcttcccacataatttaacataccaaataaacctaattagtttaatattcTTCTCTctgagacagagaaaataaataatttgaggtGTTCCAGGGACCCTTGGGAAAACCTCAAAGTTAGCTAGAGGTCAAGTGtacttcatttagaatttgatcttttttttttttttttttttttttttgtggtacgcggtcctctcactgttgtggcctctcccattgcagagcacaggctccagacgcacaggctcagcggccacggctcacgggcccagccgttctgcggcatgtgggatcttcccggaccggggcacgaacccgtgtcccctgcatcggcaggcggattctcaaccactgcgccatcagggaagccctagaatttgaTCTTTGGGAAAttcatcaaaaatatcaaaaagttttAACCAGTGATAAAAGATCTCAATGGCAAATACAGATCACTTAAAGAAACAATTACCAAAAGTAgttcaatattttaagaaaactttgtccTCTTAGAAAACCAAATTCAGGTTTTATACCActttacctttaaaatttgttttcttaaattcaatcTTATCTTAGCCAATCCCTATCATGCACAAAAAATTCTTTCAGTGTTCCTCCTCCAAAAACCTTCCACAATTTTCTGTATCCATATTAATCTGTCCCTCACtttttccattcaaaaacagccaGCTCTAAAACAAAACCACTTTTTCCCTTTAACAAGATGCGTTTTcattcctcataccttctttgctgaaaacacacatcctacATCTTGCACACTAAAATGCTCCCTTTATAAATCTTAACTTTAAAACCTTAATCTCTAGTGAAAAATCAAGAAGTAATTGTAAAACCGTCAAACCAGCATTTCCTGATTGACAAACTTATGCTTTAGTCTTCCTTTTCTAAGAAGGCAAATGTAGGTAAACTTAGACCTGTCTAGCAATTAATGTTctaatattttatcctatttgaaaTGACCCGGAGAGTCAATGAATTCTCTtcatttatcttagtttagtttcaaGCTATGAAAATCTGGAGAAACTATTTTAGATAGACATTCCccaaacataattattcctatagAGTTTACCTAAAACTCTTACCTCATATAcctctattttatttagttaaaatCTTTGTCATATTATCTTCTCGCTGACAAACTTTGTTAACAAGAAtaggtcttgggacttccctggtggcgcagtggttaagaatccgcctgccggtgcaggggacatgggttcgagccctggtctggaaagatcccccatgctgcggagcaactaagcccgtgtgccacaactactgagcctgtgctttatagttcgcgagccacaactactgagcctgtgtgctgcaactactgaagcctgtgcacctagagcctgtgctccacaacaagagaagccaccacgatgagaagcccacgcaccgcaacaaagagtagcccctgctcgccacacctaaagaaagcccgtgcgcagcaacaaagacccaatgcagccaaaaaataaataaataaatttatttaaacaaaaaaaagaataggtctTATTTGATTTCTAGCAAACTTAGGTACAATAAcagtattatacttaatgttgatgactctaaagacatgtctgCGGAAATCAAACCAACAAGCTTATGCAAACCTTAATACCAGATATTAATTCAATACTGAGTATTTCCTAGATCACATGAACCCAGAATTCATTCTAgctagtttcttttatatttgagtATTTATACAAGTGCTTAATTTCCTTTAAGCCAAATAAATAGAGCTTTTTTGCACATTATGTTGGCAGTGCTACACATCTGTAACATGTACAAACACAGGGACCTCACAGTTCCCATTCCAACATTTCAGCCATGAATCAAGTACAACAATGTAAAACTAATCTGTTACAAAAGAGGTTGGATTCAAACTGGGTTTCTGGCAGATGGGACAAATCAAGATCACTGGTCTAGATGGCTAAAccctttttattaatatttattttacttctatttctatttgtagcttttagTGATTTTAGGAACCAAGTTGaacatttctcttcttcctgagaATGCCCCACTCTTAGATAAGAGCAGACAGagttttttgctttggttttgtttagctttttctgttcctttcctccatttaacatcagtaaaaattttaagtatcacAAAACTTATTTGGCTGTATATGGAGAAACAGtaccaaataaaatgaaatgaaaaacccaaacgacaaacagaaaatcttaaataaacCCTCAAGTTTGGTCTTGGTGTTTTACATATACCAACAACacaggagaccataaacaaaggACTTAACACAGCAAGGAAAGCAGTACATGGTGCACGGGGTCCCGAGATAGCCCTGCCTAAATCCTTTGTGCAGATCCTAACAGGTACTGAGGCCACACATTGTTATGATAAAGTATCATCTTCCTCTCACCCATGGGTTCATAGCTGTAATCAGATCACTTATCCAAAATGAGCCTCAGAGGACTTCCGGGATAGTTGAAATATTCcccatttttaaagacagaaattcaagacaaacaaaacacaaactgtACACACAAATGCTAGTAGCATCCACAGGAACAAACGAACCGGTTCACAAATCAGATAAAAGTCCGAcaactctttcctctctccaacaGTGCACCCCactcaaatacaaaacaaattggCTTATTCTGGAGAAAAAGCCCCAAACAGAGGAAAAGTTCCCGGCTGTACACACCGGAGCAACTCACCCTACTGTATGGAGCTTGTTGCTCCCAAACGTCGATTTGTTGCTCCAACTGTCAAGCTCTGGGGAAGCCGGTGCCACTTTGGAGAATTTTGAAGGgaaagatcctcaggacaagCTGTCCCGGCAGCTGCTAGGGCCTTACCCCAAAATTACCCAGCCAGGGCTGGCTAGCCACAAGTAGCAAGGCTGCTGGCTGGCCACGCCAAAATTTGTTAAAGAGTCCAAGCTCGTGCTGCTCACCACACTACAGGCCCATAAATCAAGAAATGAGTTGCTGGGGCGAGGAAtggtgactttattcagaaatccagcagaccaagaagacaGTGGCgtcatgtcccaaagaaccatcttgcctgagttaaaattcaggctccttttatacTAATAGGAGAGGGAGTAGAGTCAAACACTCCTGGTTCCCATTAGcctccagaggggatgtgttcatttcttcctgcCTGCAGTCactcacaggtgggcctggtcaggatgttccctgtgagctaaacaaaggtattttaccttaatgctcattacctgggaggcagggttcccagggatgggccattatgtataatttaagcgcACAGGCAACATCCCATTAGTGATTagcttgtaatagaatacaaaggttctgggcttccctggtggtgcagtggttaagaatctgcctgccgatgcaggggacgcgggttcgagccctgctctcggaagatcctacgtgccgcggagtaactgagcccgtgagccacactactgaagcccgcgcctagagcccatattCCACGActcagagaagccaccacagtgagaagaccgtgcaccgcaatgaagagtagcccccgctctctgcaactagagaaagcctgtaagcagcaatgaagacccaatgcagctaaaaataaagtatgaataaataaataaatttattttttaaaaaaagaatacaaaggtCCTTTCCTATTACATTGGTTTTCGAGGCTTACAGTGGAGCTGGAAAGGTGGCGGGGAGAGATGAGAAAAGAATAGGGCAAGTTAAAAACATTACAAAGCTCGCTGTTCTGAAAAAAGATTGTCTTTGTTTTATGTAAATACTCCCTGGATTACTgtaagcctttggttaatttccagagttctgaaaaaagttgattctgaccatatttttgtcagttttctcatGATTGTTATAGAGAATTTTTGGAGGTCTTGGAGAAAGCCAGCAATTGTCTTTGACATCACTCTTGATTGCTTCTTATAACATGCTTAGAGTCTGGGGTTGAGGCCATGCCCCTCACTGCACAATAcacacagtaaaaagaaaatgagagacgCAAGTATCTATTTTAGAACAGCACACTGCAAGGTGAAGTTAAAGGAAGGTGGGAGTGCTTCTCCAATTCTCTGTGAAGGAGGTCCagttttttggatttttgtttgttccttaacCTCATTCATCATGATACGTGGTGCTACTTCCGCCACTTCCTGTGACTAGTTCACGTGCAACTTACTGTACAAGTTCAACAACCTGAACTGGTCTATACCCCATTCGACAAGAGTTCTCCACTGATCACACTCTTGTTGGTCCCTGCGATGCCCAATTGCTTGAAGTTTCTAAACACTGTGTTTCTTGACTTTCCTTGTTGCCAAGTGGCAACAAAAGTTTGAAACCAGCAAACTTTAAGTAGCATTTAATTAGGAAGCAATCTTCAATAAGCTAGTTATGTGGCCTCTACAAccacatttcaaaatatatgtattgGTTTTCTCTTAAATTCAAGCATCATGGAAATACATAATATAAGGAGTGAGGATTCCTCATATTCCCACAGAGTTGAACACTGTTAATATTTGCTCTATATATGCTACCAGTTTTCTTCTATTCTTATGTTTGCTttgtaaaaatgaacttattctaCATACATTTCACAAACTATTAACTTATTTGTACATGTTCTCtaatgatatatgtatattttcctcATTCTTAACAGCCACAGAGTAttccatttcatataaatgtgatAAATGTTAACCAGTCGTTAAAAGCACAAGTCCCATTTTTCAAGCTAAAGCATTATAATACACTAGAAGTAATGTGTCAACTCTATATTGTCAAATCTAATAAGCAGAGTAAAGCTTGCCATCCAAGTAATTTCTAATTATCATTTTAGGGTGTTTCCAATCTCTTGCTATCATTAATATGTCAGAATGTATCCTCGCCCTTCAGGCCTCTGTCTGTACACCCAAAGAATAAAGTCTGGTAAGAGGAACTGCCATCCAAAGAGGCTGTTCTGGTCAATACTCTGttatggcctatatgggaaaagaatctaaaaaaagtgtatatatttgtataacagattcactttgctgtacacctgaaactaatacaacattgtaaatcaattataccccaataaaaatttaaaaacaaaaaccctgcagaaagttaaaaaacaaacttcatttgcctcctaaaatttaaaaaaacaaagaggctGTTCTGGTTGACATTGCCACCCACAATCCACATCCTTTTGAGCTTGGGTTTGGATTGGGAGAACTCAAAAGACATCAGAACCCAAACCAAGATATAAGGTCCATATCTAGCTGGACAATAGCGAATGTTCCAAGCCAGAACATTGGATATTCCTGGGCCATTCAGAAACGTGTGAAGCCAATTCTGAAAGAACGCCAGAAATATGGGGAGCAACTAACTCATTCCATAAAACACCTTTTCCTCTAATTTCCCCTAAGAACAAGTAACTTCCAGCAGGATAAATAAGCAATGCCATATCTTTACAagtcatttcctctttctttaatCCAAAATGTTAAGCTAAATGCTATTTaaacatgtttaactttttttttttttttttttgcggtacgcgggcctctcactgctgtggcctctcccgttgcggagcacaggctccagacgcacaggcccagcggccatgactcacgggcccagccgctccgcggcatgtgggatcttcccggaccgggacacgaacccgtgtcccctgcatcggcaggcggactctcaaccactgtgccaccagggaagcccaaacatgtTTAACTTTAATGGTACTGACTCACTCGtggcaggaaggagagaaggtCAGGCATTCTGACCCACTACCGCCAGTTAGGCCTAACCCAAGTCTCTGAGTGGAGATCTGACAGCAGCTCCAGCAGCCAACAGGCACTGGACTCAGTTTCTCCATGACCTGATTCTGTGACTGTCCAGCAGAAACGCTTCTCTGAAGCCTCTTTCAGAACATGAAGCAGCTCAACCTGCCTGAGCCTGCCCAGCTAACCCCTCAGTCAGGTTGGTCTGTTATCTTCCCTGATTTGCTGTAAGAATATTTCAAGGAAAACGCAAAGAACACATACGCTGAACTGTGGTCCTCCCTTGGGGTGTCCTTGAAGCACTGAGGTGTCTGAAAGCTATGTATAGCTGCTGCGGAAATAGGCTTTTAAGAAATGTAGCACAGACACTAACAGTTCTCAAGAGCTCCTTGCTGACATAAGAAGTCATAATGTGAGAGCAGCACGTCTGATTTATCACAGGGACCTATCTGACCCCCAGTGGGTGCCAAGGTGCTGGCCTCTTGTCCCCGCAGAGTGGACACTCGGGACATACGCAACGTCTCCACCCAAACAGGAACAAACCCAGGGCTCAGTGTACACATTTCACAGCTTTTTATTGCGATTCAGGAAGAGCCTGCTAGTGGCAGGCATGCTCACTGTCCCAGTTTGCCCAGGCCTTCTGCTGCGTGCGTGACAGCATTTGTGACTGTGCCGGTCACTGTTTCAGCGACTTCCTTTACCACTTTGTCCCTTGTCTCATGGGTCTTCTTTAAAGCTTCAGCAATGGCTGTCAGGAAGAAAGGATATCCAGGTGAGCAAAGTAAACAATTCAAGTCACTCGCTGGGTTGGAGTCACCTGGAGTGGTCTGTGGGATGTGGCAGTCTTACCGGGCCATGCCCTGGAGGAGCCTGTGGGGCAGAGGGCAGCACAGCTCCTGGAGGAATGCATtcaaatttgcttttatttctccagACAGCTTGCATTTCTCCAACTATTAGTGAGACAGAGCATCTGCTTGTGGGTGTACTGCCTACTCATGCTTCATTTTTCTGTGAACTGCCTGTTTATATCTTGTGGTCATTTTTATACTGGGCTATCATTTCTACTACAAATATTTTTGCCCagtttgtggtttttcttttggtttggcttacagtttttttttttcactatggAAAATTTTGAAGTTTTATATTGTCCAATTTACCTAGTATTTCCTTTATAGCTGTTGGATTTTCTGTCATCGTTAAAAAGATCCTCCCTCCTCTGAGATTATGCTAAGATCTATGTTCTCCTCTAACAATTTAATAatttcatgtatttatatttaagtcCTAATCCATTCGGAATCTATTTTGTTGTAAGGAGTGAGATATACATGTGCTGTTTTACATCGTGATACAGCACAAACATATAAACATTTATGGAACTATGTATTCgtgtaaatatataattttatgtctcaAATGTTTTGTTCCAGCACGCCTGCACCTGGTCTTTTGTGATGTCATCCTCTTAACATTCCACAGAGAGGACTATCTAGACGGAACTTGCTTTAGCAAAGTACGGCCTGTGACCTCAGATGAGCACAGATAATCATACACCAACTGAAACAATGCCACACTGGGGTCAAGGTGTGATCTGGTTAGGCAAGGATCAGGCTGCTGCCGGCACCCAGCTTCcctccttccccgccccaaccTTGGCCGTACCATTCTCTGCAGCCTCCTTGGCAGGCTCCACCACCTCCTTCACCACTCCCTCCACGATGTCAACTGAAACAATTAGACAAGCCCAGAGTGAGAGCACAGTGTAAGCTGCCTGTCCTCACAGCAGGGCCCAGACAACCCTGGATACCCTGGAAGGGGCTCGGGGATGCCACCCCGGCCAGGACAGGACAAGCTGCTCCCAAGAAGGGCCCCCAGCTGGCTTTCTTCAGAGACCGGAGAGGGGCCAGGCTGGCAGGAGATAAGCTGAGTGAGCCAGGTAAAGGCACAGGGCTCTCCATGCCCCTTGGCCAGCGAGGCCTGGAATGCCAACGAGCGGGCCCTGCTGCTGGCTGGGGACCTGGAGCCAAGGCCGGGCGTGTTTCCCAGGTCACCAGGCCTCTCAGGCAAGCTGCGGTCCTGCCTGTGGATGGACGGAGGCTGCGCTGCAGTGGGAGGCTGAATGTCAAAGCTCCTTCCGGCAGCACCAAGCTCCCCAGAGCAACTCCCCCAGCACCACGAAACTCTCTGCCCTCCCAGGTTGGTCACGAGCTAGCCCTGGAAGATGCCACGGTCAGAAGACCTGGCTCAGCTTCTACCTCCTAGAATCACCTCCACCACTTGGGTCCCTCGTGTGCAGACTGGGAGTGACACAGCACTCAGAGAGTTGGTGAAAAGAAAGGGGGTGCTCAACAGCAGCTGCAAAGTTCAAATGAAACACAGACAGGTTTGCAGCCCTTTAGAAAGAGAAGGGCACAACGCGGGCACAAGCTGTTTTTCACAAAACGTCCAATAGGTGGGGCCTGGATCAGCCTCCCTGCATCCAGCAGCTGACATACAAAAAAggatttctggggtttttttggctgcattgggtcttcattgcgcaGGCTTCCcgttgtgcaggcttctcattgcggtggcttctcttgttgcggagcacgggctctaggcacacaggcttcagtagttgtggctcgtgggctctagagcacaggctcagcagttgtgacacacgggcttagttgctccccggcatgtgggaccttcccggaccagggctcaaacccttgtcccctgcactggcaggcggattcttaaccactgtgccaccagggaagcccctggggactttgaagaaactgaaaatgtcCTTTGTGTAAACCCTGGATGCTGACTTTGAACAGAATCAGACTCAGTGGTTTCTTAAGCAAGAAATCTTTGAAGCTTTAAAGTTATGGTAAAATTAAACTCCATCTTCCTTTTCTGTATAGCATACTCGGAATAGTTTGTTTTAATACTGAAGGGCCCCTCCCTGCTTTCCAGAGGGATGGATTTAAGCCACCAGCTGCTCATCCAGCACCCTGGCTCCCCTCTCGCCACCAGGGGCCTCCTCTGAGCTGCCCCCTCCGGGCCTCAGCCACAGACCCCAGGAATGTATCAAACCCAGGGAGCAGAGCAGGTCTGACAGGGAGGGTTGGTTGGGGCAGTGGAC includes the following:
- the FAM25A gene encoding protein FAM25A, encoding MLGGLEKLAAEGLAHRTEKATKEAVDIVEGVVKEVVEPAKEAAENAIAEALKKTHETRDKVVKEVAETVTGTVTNAVTHAAEGLGKLGQ